CCATTACCTCAACCTGGTTACCACAATCAGCAAGCGCAGTCCGCATGTGATCCGTCATACTTTTGCCACGCACATGCTGAATAACGGTGCCGACCTCAATGCCATCAAAGAAATCCTGGGTCATGCCAACCTTGCGGCAACCCAGGTCTATACCCATAATACGATTGAAAAGCTTAAATCAATATATAAACAGGCCCATCCCAGGGCTTAACCTAAATATGGAGGATTTACTTATGAGATTAAACATCAATGCTGTTCATTTCAAGGCTGACAAGAAACTTATCGCCTTTATCAAGGAGAAGATGGAAAAGATCACCCAGGTATTCGAAGGGGTAATCGACACAGAGGTATCGCTTAAAGTCGAAAATTCGGATATGCGGGAGAATAAGATTACGGAGATCCTGGTAACTATACCAGGGAATAATTTCTATGTTAAAAAACAAAGTGCAACATTCGAAGAGTCTGCAGATGAAGCTGTTGAAGCGCTGAGACGGCAGTTAAAGAAATATAAGGAAAAGGTAAGGGGTAATCACTAAATATATTTATCATGATTTAGAAACTTTCTTTTGTTAATTCAACAATAATGTCTATTTTTGCAGACCTTTTTCGAAAGGTCTGCTTTTTTATGTTCTTTGCATAATGCCGATGTAGCTCAGCTGGCCAGAGCAGCTGATTTGTAATCAGCCGGTCGGCGGTTCGAATCCGTCCATCGGCTCAAATTGAGAACAAATCAGAGCACTTTAATGGGGAGATTCCAGAGCGGTCAAATGGGGCAGACTGTAAATCTGTTGGCTACGCCTTCGGAGGTTCGAATCCTCCTCTCCCCACCACCTCGCGGAAGTAGCTCATTTGGTAGAGCGACAGCCTTCCAAGCTGTAGGTAGCGGGTTCGAGACCCGTCTTCCGCTCCCAGGCCTTTGTAGCTCAGGGGTAGAGCACTTCCTTGGTAAGGAAGGGGTCATGAGTTCAATTCTCATCAAAGGCTCTTAAATAATTTATAGTAAATAAATAACTTTTTAATTTTTAAATATTATTCGATATGGCTAAAGAAACCTTTCAACGTACTAAACCGCACGTGAATATCGGCACGATTGGTCACGTTGACCATGGAAAGACCACCCTTACTGCAGCCATCACCCTGAACTTGCAGGATAAAGGTCTTGCCACTTTTAAATCGTTCGATGAAATTGATAATGCCCCTGAAGAAAAAGCCAGAGGTATAACGATCAACACGGCTCACATAGAATACGAAACTGTTAACCGTCATTACGCTCACGTTGACTGTCCGGGCCACGCCGACTATGTTAAGAACATGGTTACCGGTGCTGCCCAGATGGATGGCGCTATCCTTGTGGTGGCTGCTACTGATGGTCCAATGCCCCAGACGCGTGAGCATATTCTTCTCGCACGCCAGGTAGGTGTTCCCAAGATCGTTGTATTCATGAGCAAGGTGGATATGGTTGATGACGAAGAACTTATCGACCTGGTAGATATGGAAATCCGTGAACTTCTCACCTTCTACGGGTTTGATGGCGATAATACGCCTGTGATCCGCGGATCAGCCCTGGGTGCTTTGAATAAAGAGCCTAAATGGATTGAAAAGATCTGGGAACTGATGGAAGCATGTGACACATGGATCCCGCTGCCAAAGCGTGATATTGACAAGCCTTTCCTGATGCCTGTTGAAGACGTGTTCTCCATCACGGGCCGCGGCACCGTCGCTACCGGAAGGATTGAACAAGGTGTTATTAAAGTCGGTGAAGCAGTAGAAATTATCGGTCTCGGCGCTGAAAAACTAAAATCAGTCGTTACCGGTGTCGAAATGTTCCGCAAAATCCTTGACCGCGGTGAAGCCGGTGACAATGCCGGTCTGCTGCTCAGAGGTATTGACAAGGATTCAGTTCGTCGTGGCCAGGTTATTGCTGCCCCGGGTTCCATTACTCCTCATACCCACTTTAAAGCTCAGGTGTATATCCTGAAAAAAGAAGAAGGTGGACGTCATACGCCGTTCCACGATAAATATCGTCCTCAGTTCTACTTCAGGACTACAGACGTTACAGGTGAGATCCAACTGCCGGAGGGTGTTGAAATGATCATGCCAGGCGATAACCTTGCCATCACCGTGAAACTGATTCACGAAGTGGCTATGGATAAAGGTTTACGCTTTGCCATCCGTGAAGGTGGAAGGACAGTTGGCGCAGGACAGGTAATTGAAATAATTGCATAATTGGTAGGTTAATTTCCCGGCCATGCGAATATTTGACCGGGATCGAACCTGCTTTGAGCTTACGGGTGTAGCTCAATTGGCAGAGTAGTGGTCTCCAAAACCATTGGTTGTAGGTTCGAGTCCTACCACCCGTGCAAAACGCATAAGTTAAATGGCAAATAAAATCCAGGCGTACCTTAAAGAAAGTTACGACGAACTTAAACACAAAACCTCCTGGCCTACATGGAGTGAGCTGCAAAGTAGTGCTATTGTGGTATCTGTTGCTTCCCTGATAATCGCTTTAGTCGTTTATTTGATGGATATCTCATTGAGAACATTATTGACCCAGTTTTATAAACTGTTTTAATAATGATAGTACTACTGAATTTTAATTTAACCTGAATAATTTAATTTTTTCATCCTAAGGGATAAGTATGGGCGAACAGGTCAAAAAGTGGTATGTAGTACGGGCAGTAAGCGGTAAGGAAAAAAAGGTGAAAGAGTATATCGAGAGCGAGATCAACCGCCTTGGATTACAGGATTTCCTTTCGCAGGTGCTCATCCCTACTGAAAAAGTTTACCAGGTAAGGAAAGGAAAGAAAATCAGCAAAGAAAGGAATTATTTTCCCGGATATGTGCTGATCGAAGCTGCCCTGGTGGGCGAATTAACGCACATCATCCGGAATATCCCTAATGTTCTGGGATTTCTGGGGACAGGCAATGAGCCGAGCCCAATGCGCGCCAGCGAAGTCAAACGTATCCTCGGAAAAGTGGATGAGTTGGCCGAGCAGAGCGAAGGCATCAATGTTCCTTTCATCGTGGGTGAAACCGTTAAGGTGGTCGATGGCCCTTTCAACAGTTTTTCCGGTGTGATCGAAGAGATCAACGAGGAAAAAAAGAAACTGAAGGTAATGGTCAAGATCTTCGGACGGAAAACCCCGCTGGAACTGACTTTCATGCAGGTGGAAAAAGAATGACACAGGTTATCCTTTAATTAATTAACATTTCAATCTTTTAATAGCATGGCAAAAGAAGTTGCTGGAATGATCAAACTGCAAATCAAAGGGGCAGCTGCTAACCCTTCTCCCCCGGTTGGTCCTGCACTTGGTTCAAAAGGCGTGAACATCATGGAGTTTTGTAAACAGTTCAACGCCCGTACCCAGGATCAGCCCGGGAAATTACTCCCGGTGATTATCACGGTGTACAGGGATAAGAGCTTTGATTTCGTGATCAAACACCCCCCTGTTGCAGTGCAGTTGATGGAAATGGCCAAAGTCACCAAAGGATCAGCCGAATCAAACCGCACAAAGATTGGATCGGTAACCTGGGACCAGGTCAAGATAATTGCCGAAGATAAAATGGTGGACTTGAATTGTTTTACGATCGAATCAGCTATGACGATGGTTGCTGGCACTGCCAGAAGCATGGGCCTCACCATTAAAGGCGATTCACCGGTCTCTGAGCAATAAACGGGTATATCATTATTCGTGAATTTAACATTAACGAAGTAAAACAATGGCTAAACTAACCAAAAAACAAAAGGAATCCCTGACGAAGTTTGATAAGGCGAAATCCTACGGGCTAAATGAAGCAGTAGAGGTTGTGAAAGGGATTACTTATACAAGCTTTGATGCTTCCGTTGACCTCGATGTCCGGTTGGGCGTTGATCCTCGAAAGGCTAACCAGATGGTTCGCGGTATCGTTACCCTGCCCCATGGCACCGGTAAAACGGTTCGCGTTCTGGCTCTCGTTACGCCCGACAAGGAAGAGGAAGCCATAGCAGCTGGTGCTGATTTTGTCGGACTTGAGGATTACATTGATAAAATCAAGCAAGGTTGGACCGACATTGATGTCGTGATAACAATGCCTCAGGTAATGCCTAAAATAGGCCCCCTTGGAAAGATCCTCGGCCCCCGCGGTCTCATGCCTAATCCTAAAACAGGTACGGTAACAATCGACGTGGCCAAGGCAATCAAGGAAGTGAAAGCAGGTAAAATCGACTTTAAAGTCGATAAATATGGCATCATCCATGCCTCTATCGGAAAAGTGTCCTTCGAAAATGAACAACTCGTGGATAACGCGAGAGAATTACTGCAGACGATTCTTAAACTGAAACCGACTGCAGCCAAAGGAACCTATATGAAGAGCGTGTATATGTCAAGTACGATGAGCCCGGGAATTCAAATCGAGCCCAAATCCTTAACAACAGTGTAATAACCAAAATTAAGCAAGACAGAGTCATGACAAGAGAAGAAAAAGATCAAATGATCGACTCATTGGCGGAAACACTGAAGAGTAGTAATACAGTCTATCTCACAGATATTTCAAAACTGAATTCAAGCAACTCCACCAGGTTGCGCTCGCTTTGCTTTAAAAGAAATGTGACGCTACAGGTGGTGAAGAATACTTTGCTTAAGAAAGCTATGGAAAAGTCTGAAAAAAACTTTGAAGGTCTTTTCGGAATTTTACATGGTCCTACATCCTTGATGATATCTGATTCGGGCAATGTCCCGGCAAAACTAATCAAAGAGTTCAGAAAGACCTCTGACAAACCCATTCTGAAAGGTGCTTATGTGCAAGAGATGGTGTTTGTTGGTGATGATCAGCTGGATTTATTGATGGCGCTCAAATCGAAAAATGAACTGATCGCCGATGTCTTGGCATTACTTCAGTCACCCGTTAAAAATGTTATTTCCGGCCTGCAATCAGGCGGCCATAAGCTTTCAGGTATCCTGAAAACTTTATCGGAAAAGGAAGCATAACAAAACAGAATTATTTAAAATTAAAATTGTAAACGTTTAAAAAATAATAAAAAATGGCAGATTTAAAAGCTTTCGCAGAAAAGTTGGTAAACTTAACCGTAAAAGAAGTCAACGATTTAGCACAGATCCTCAAAGAAGAATATGGAATTGAACCGGCCGCAGCAGCCGCAGTGATTGCAGCACCGGGAGCAGCAACGGGCGGCGAAGCCGTTGTCGCTGAAGAAAAGACCACCTTCGATGTGATCCTGAAACATGCAGGACAAGCCAAGCTTGGCGTTGTTAAACTCGTGAAGGAATTGACCAGCCTTGGTCTCAAGGAATCCAAAGAACTTGTTGATGCAGCTCCCAAGGCCATCAAAGAAGGAGTCTCCAGGGATGAGGCTGAAGCACTGAAGAAACAGCTTGAAGAAGCTGGCGCAGAAGTTGAAGTTAAGTAGATCTGATGAACAGGCTAAAAATATTTAGCCGTTCTATTATCGGGCCTGGTTCCGCTTTTGGCGGATCAGGCTCGTCCCCTTTAACATCATCTATCAATTCTTAATGTGCTAAACCGCCCCAACTGGGCATAAAACATAAAACCTTGGCATCGAAAAAAGCTGTAAGATTCAATTTCGGATCTTCAAAAGTCAAAGCTAATTACCCTGATTTTCTCGAAATCCAGCTTCAATCCTTCAAGGATTTCATCCAGCTCGAAACGAATCCGGAAGACCGTGTAAATGAAGGACTCTACAAGGTTTTCAGCGAAAATTTCCCGATTACGGACGCCAGGAATAATTTCGTCCTTGAATTCCTCGATTATTTTGTGGACCCGCCACGTTATACTATTGAGGAATGCATGGAACGCGGGCTTACCTATTCCGTGCCGCTGAAAGCCAAACTTAAACTATATTGTACGGATCCTGAACATGAAGATTTTGAGACGATTATCCAGGATGTTTACCTTGGCATGATCCCCTACATGACTCCCAAAGGCACTTTTGTCATAAACGGGGCCGAACGTGTAGTGGTTTCCCAATTGCACCGGTCGCCGGGAGTTTTCTTCGGCACCAGCACTCATGCCAATGGAACCCAACTCTTCTCAGCCAGGATCATTCCTTTTAAAGGATCATGGATCGAGTTCACGACCGATATCAATAATGTCATGTACGCTTACATCGACAGGAAGAAAAAATTACCTGTCACGACATTACTTCGGGCTATCGGTTATGAGACCGATAAGGATATCCTGGAAATTTTCCACCTGGCCGAAGAGGTGAAAGTGAACAAGACTAACGTAAAGAAGGTCATCGGCCGGAAACTGGCTGCCCGCGTTGTCAGGGCATGGGTTGAAGATTTTGTGGATGAGGATACCGGTGAAGTCGTTTCCATCGAACGTACGGAAGTGTTGATAGAACGGGAAATCGTGATTGAGAAAGAGCATGCCGAATTGATCCTCGAATCAGGTGTTGATACTTTCCTTCTTCACAAGGAAGATGTGAATACGCTGGAATACGCGATCATCTTCAACACACTCCAGAAAGATACCGCTAATTCGGAAAAAGAAGCTGTGGAGTATATTTACCGCCAGCTTAGAAATGCTGAACCGCCTGATGAAGAAACGGCAAGGGGTATCATAGATAAATTGTTTTTCTCCGAAAAAAGATATGACCTGGGTGATGTCGGACGTTACAGGATCAACACTAAGCTTGGACTTGATGTTGATCATGCTATCAAAGTCCTTACAAAAGAAGATATTATTTCGATCATTAAGTACCTGGTCGAACTTTCCAATTCCAAAACTGAGGTTGATGATATCGACCACCTTAGCAACCGTAGGGTGAGGACCGTTGGCGAGCAGCTTTCAGCCCAGTTTGGTGTGGGCCTTGCCCGTATGGCCAGAACTATCCGGGAAAGGATGAACGTCAGGGATAATGAAGTGTTCACTCCCATGGACCTCATCAATGCCAAGACTTTATCATCAGTCATTAACTCATTCTTCGGAACTAACCAGCTGTCGCAGTTCATGGATCAGACAAATCCATTATCTGAGCTGACCCACAAACGCAGGATATCTGCCCTTGGCCCGGGTGGTCTTTCAAGAGAAAGAGCCGGTTTCGAGGTCAGGGACGTTCATTATACACATTACGGCCGTCTTTGCACGATCGAAACCCCGGAAGGGCCGAATATCGGGCTTATCTCATCGCTCTGCGTTTTTGCTAAAGTCAACAACCTGGGATTTATCGAAACCCCCTATAAAAGGGTTGAAAATGGCCAGGTTATGCTGAATGAGCCTCCGATCTTCCTGAGCGCTGAAGAAGAAGAAAAGAAGATCATCGCACAGGCCAGTGCACCATTGCAAGATGATGGCACATTCCTGAAGGAAAAGGTCAAAGTCCGTTATCAGGCCGATTACCCGATCATTGCACGGCATGAGGTCGACCTTATGGATACCGCCCCAAACCAAATCGCTTCGATCGCTGCATCACTCATTCCCTTCCTCGAACATGACGATGCCAACAGGGCATTGATGGGATCAAACATGATGCGCCAGGCCGTCCCGTTGCTGGAACCTGAAGTACCGCTGGTCGGCACGGGCATTGAAGCCGATGTGGTCCGCGATTCCCGCGTTCTGATCAACGCTGAAGGCGATGGTTATGTAGAATATGTCGATGCCAAGGAAATTGTTATCCGGTATACCCGCGATGAAATGGAAAAGCTCGTTAGTTTTGAAGACGATATCAAACGTTATGAGCTGATAAAGTTCCTGCGTACCAATCAGAATACCTGCGTTAACCTGCGGCCGATCGTCCGCAAAGGCGATAAGGTATTAAAAGGACAAGTGCTTTGTGAAGGTTATGCTACCAAGAATGGCGAACTGGCTCTCGGCCGGAACCTGATGGTGGCATTCATGCCCTGGAAAGGCTATAACTTTGAAGATGCCGTTGTTATAAACGAGAAGGTAGTCAAGGAAGATATCTTTACTTCGATCCATATCGAGGAATTCACACTTGAAGTCCGTGATACTAAAAGAGGTATAGAAGAGCTTACCAACGATATTCCCAACGTAAGTGCTGAAGCCACTAAGGATCTCGATGAAAATGGCCTTATCCGCATCGGTGCTGAAGTTAAGGAAGGTGATATCCTGATCGGGAAGATCACTCCAAAAGGAGAAAGTGACCCGACCCCTGAAGAGAAGTTGCTACGTGCCATCTTCGGTGATAAAGCCGGCGATGTAAAAAATGCCTCTTTGAAAGCGCCTCCGGCAATGAAAGGCGTGGTCATCGAAAATAAATTGTTTTCAAGGGTAATTAAAGACCGCAAGTCAAGGGCCAAGGAAAAAGATGTCCTGAAAGAACTTGATGACCAGATGCACAAAGAAACCAACGACTTGAAATCAAAGCTTGTTGATAAGCTGATGATCCTGGTCAGTGGTAAAACTTCCCAGGGTGTTTATAACAACTTCAAGGAAGAAGTGGTCCCCAAAAAGGCCAAATTTACCCAAAAAATGCTGATGGTGCTGGATTATGGCAGCATCAACCCGAATCGCTGGACCTCAGATAAAGAAAAGAATGATCTGATCAAGGTTTTGATCAACAACTACAATATTAAGCATAAAGAATTGCAAGGCAGGTTTAACAGGATGAAATTCCAGTCGACTGTCGGCGATGACCTTCCTAACGGGATTGTGCAAATGGCTAAAGTTTACGTTGCCCGCAAGCGGAAACTGCAGGTTGGCGACAAGATGTCGGGTCGGCACGGAAACAAGGGTATTGTAGCAAAGATTGTCCGGCAGGAAGACATGCCGTTCCTTGAAGATGGCACACCGGTCGATATCGTCCTTAACCCACTCGGTGTTCCCAGCCGTATGAACCTGGGACAAATCTATGAAACCGTTCTCGGCTGGGCCGGTCACAAGCTTGGTATGACCTATAGCACCCCGATTTTTGATGGTGCAAGCTATACGCAGATCAATGATTTGATGGAGAAAGCAGGTTTGCCTAAAGATGGAAAAGTATTTCTATATGACGGCGAAACAGGCGAAAGGTTCCATCAGCCAACTACTGTCGGGTTTATCTATATGCTGAAACTGCACCACATGGTGGAAGATAAAATCCACGCCCGTTCCATCGGACCTTACTCCCTGATTACGCAGCAACCGCTTGGTGGTAAAGCACAGTTTGGGGGACAGCGTTTCGGTGAAATGGAAGTCTGGGCACTTGAAGCATTTGGTGCTTCCAACATCCTTCAGGAAATACTTACCGTCAAATCGGACGATGTACAGGGAAGGGCAAAAGCTTATGAAACGATTGTTAAGGGCGAAAATATGCCTAAAGCGAGCATCCCTGAATCCTTCAACGTTTTGGTACACGAACTCAGAGGTCTTGGCCTCGAAGTGAGATTCGAATAATTTCAAGTAACAATTAAATCACTTATACATGGCCTTCAGAAGAGAATCCAATACTACAATTGATTTTAACAGCATAACTATCAGCTTAGCTTCTCCTGAATCCATCCTTGAGCGCTCTTACGGAGAAGTGCTGAAACCCGAAACCATCAATTACCGGACTTACAAACCTGAACGTGACGGACTTTTTTGTGAAAGGATCTTCGGACCGGTTAAGGACTATGAATGCCATTGCGGGAAATATAAACGCATTCGTTACAAAGGCATCATTTGCGATCGTTGCGGGGTGGAAGTTACGGAGAAAAAAGTCAGGAGGGAAAGGACTGGTCACATCCAGCTCGTTGTTCCTGTCGCACACATCTGGTTTTTTCGTTCGCTACCTAATAAAATCGGCGCCCTTCTGGGACTTCCTTCCAAAAAAATGGATTCGATCATCTATTATGAGAAATATGTCGTCATCAAACCGGGGATAAAAGAAAAAGACGGGTTGAAGGAGTTGGATTTCCTTTCAGAAGAAGAGTATTTTGATATTGTTGATAACCTGCCGGCAGATAACGCGCATCTTGACGATTCTGATCCAAATAAATTCATTGCAAAAATGGGTGCTGAAGCGCTTTTTGATCTTTTGGAGAGGCTGGACCTTGACAAAGTTTCTTATGACCTGCGCCATAAAGCCAATACTGAAACCTCTCAGCAGCGTAAACAGGAAGCTCTGAAACGGCTCCAGGTTTATGAAGCATTCCGCGATGCCCGTACCCGTTCTGAAAACCGCCCGGGTTGGATGATCATGAAAATCGTACCGGTGATACCCCCTGAGCTCCGCCCGCTGGTGCCCCTTGATGGTGGCAGATTTGCAACATCCGACCTCAATGACCTCTATCGCAGGGTGATCATCAGGAATAACCGCCTCAAGCGACTGATCGAGATCAAAGCGCCAGATGTCATCATGCGTAATGAGAAACGTATGCTCCAGGAAGCTGTCGACTCCCTGCTGGACAACTCCAGAAAGGTCAGTGCCGTCAAGACAGAATCAAACAGGCCGTTGAAATCACTCAGCGATAGCCTGAAAGGTAAGCAAGGCCGTTTTCGTCAGAATTTACTCGGTAAACGTGTCGATTATTCCGGCCGTTCAGTTATCGTGGTTGGCCCGGAGCTAAAACTTAATGAGTGCGGTCTTCCGAAAGACATGGCGGCTGAGTTATTCAAACCCTTTATCATCAGGAAACTCCTCGAAAGAGGCATAGTGAAGACGGTCAAATCAGCGAAGAAGATCGTCGACCGGAAAGATGCCGTTGTCTGGGATATCCTCGAAAACATTCTGAAAGGCCACCCGGTTCTCCTGAACCGTGCCCCTACCCTTCACAGGCTCGGTATCCAGGCCTTCCAGCCTAAACTTATTGAGGGTAAAGCCATCCAGTTGCACCCATTGGTATGTACCGCGTTTAACGCTGACTTCGACGGTGACCAGATGGCTGTCCACGTACCATTGGGCAATGCAGCCATTTTGGAAGCCCAGATCCTCATGCTTGCTTCACATAACATTCTGAACCCAGCCAATGGCGCTCCAATCACTGTTCCTTCACAGGACATGGTATTGGGTCTTTATTATATGACCAAAGGCAGAAAATCTACCCCGGAATATCCAGTCAAGGGCGAAGGGAAACGCTTCTATTCGCCTGAAGAAGTAATCATCGCGTTCAATGAGAACAAACTTGATCTTCATGCCAATATATTTGTGAAAGTCGAAGACCTGGTTGATGGCCAGCCCGTTAACCAGATCGTTGAAACAACTACAGGAAGGGTCCTCTTTAACCAGGTCGTTCCCGGGGAAATGGGATACATCAACCAATTGCTGACTAAAAAGGCTTTGCGTGATATTATCGGGGATATCCTGAAATCAACAGGTACGAAGAAAACTTCCGATTTCCTGGATAATATCAAAAACCTTGGATTCATTATGGCTTTCAAAGGAGGTCTGTCTTTTAACCTTGGAGATGTGATCATCCCGGAGGTCAAAGAATCTTTCATTGAAGAAGCCAACCAGGAAGTTGATGAGGTTCTCAGCAACTACAACATGGGTTTCATCACCAATAATGAACGTTATAACCAGATCATCGATATCTGGACCCATACAAACTCCAGACTAACCCAGCAGGTGATGAAAGAAATTTCCCTGGATAAGGGAGGTTTTAACCCGATCTTTATGATGCTCGACTCAGGTGCGAGAGGTTCTAAAGAACAGATCCGCCAGTTGTCAGGCATGAGGGGTCTGATGGCCAAACCACAGAAATCCGGGGCAACAGGAGGTGAAATTATCGAAAACCCGATCTTATCCAACTTCAAAGAAGGATTATCAGTTCTTGAATACTTCATTTCCACCCACGGCGCCCGTAAAGGTCTTGCCGATACAGCTCTTAAAACAGCAGATGCCGGTTACCTGACCCGACGCCTGGTCGATGTTTCGCAGGATGTCATTATTTCGGAAGATGACTGCGGCACCCTCAGGGGAATCACAATCTCTGCCCTAAAAAAGAATGAGGAGACCGTAGAATCCCTTTACGACCGGATCCTTGGCCGGGTTACCCTGCATGATATCTTCCATCCTAATACCGGCGAACTGATTGCAAGGGCAGGCCACCAGCTCACTGAAGACAAATGTAAAATCATCGAAGAATCCCCGATAGAATCGGTCGAGATTCGTTCCGTGCTTACCTGTGAATCCAAGCAGGGTGTTTGCGCAAGATGTTATGGAAGGAACCTCGCTACGGGAAGAATGATCCAGGAGGGCGAGGCAGTTGGTGTTATCGCTGCCCAGTCAATCGGTGAGCCTGGAACACAGCTGACCCTGCGTACTTTCCACGTTGGGGGTACTGCTTCTAACGTTGCGATTATTTCGAAAATTGAAGCTAAATACGATGGTTTCCTCGAAATTGACGAACTCAGGTTTGTAACCTATACCAACAAGGAAGGCAAAAGCTATGATGTGGTGATTGGCCGTTCTGCTGAAATGAGGATCATTGATAAACACACCAAGATTGTCCTTGCTTCTGGTCATATTCCCTATGGAGCTAACCTTTATTTTAAGGAAAACACGGAAGTTAAAAAAGGCAGCCTGATCAGCGACTGGGATCCTTTCAATGCTGTGATCCTTGCCGAAGTTAAAGGCACTATCCAATATGAAAATATCGTTGAAGGGAAAACTTACCGTATTGAATCTGATGAGCAGACCGGTTATGTAGATAAGGTTGTAATAGAACCTCGTCAGAAACTCAAGAATCCGACGATCAATATTGTCTCCGGCGATGGTGAAGTCGTTAAATCTTATGACATCCCAGTTGGAGCACGTATCGTGGTTGAAGACGGACAGGACATCAAAGCGGGTGAGCCGCTGGTAAAAATCCCCAGGGCAATCGGGAAAACCGGTGATATTACTGGTGGTTTGCCCAGAGTTACCGAACTCTTTGAGGCCAGGAACCCATCCGAGCCGGCTGTTGTGGCTGAAATCGACGGTGTGGTTACGATCAGCAAAAAGCTGAAAAGAGGCAACCGTGAGGTGGTCATTACTTCGAAAACCGGAGAAGAGAAACATTATCTCGTCCCAACGACGAAACAGGTCCTTGCCCAGGAAAATGACTATATCCGTGCTGGAACATCCCTTTCCGAAGGTGAGATTTCACCTTCAGATATATTGGCTATCAAAGGTCCGATGAAGGTTCAGGAATATATCGTCAATGAAGTGCAGGAAGTTTACCGTTTGCAGGGTGTGAAGATCAACGACAAGCATTTTGAAGTGATTGTCAGGCAGATGATGAGAAAAGTTGAAGTAGAAGATCCCGGCGATACGAGATTCCTTGAAGGCGAACTGGTCAACAAAACCGATTTCCAGGATGAAAATGATGACGTCTTCGGAAAGAAAGTAGTCATCGATCCGGGTGATTCGCTTACATACCGGGCCGGTCAGATCGTAAGTGCGAGGAAACTGCGCGATGAGAATTCAATGCTGAAACGTAAAGACAAGCGCCTGATTGTTGCCAGGGATGCAAGTCCGGCAACCGGCCTGCAGGTTATCCAGGGTATTACGCGGGCATCATTGCAAACCAATAGCTGGATTTCTGCCGCTTCATTCCAGGAAACCACAAAAGTGCTGACCCAGGCAGCCATCCAGGCCAAGACCGACGAGCTAAAAGGCTTGAAAGAAAATGTCATCGTTGGCCATAAAATCCCCGCCGGGACAGGATTACGGAAATATGAAGATATCATTGTCGGTTCACGCGAAGAATATGAAGAAA
The nucleotide sequence above comes from Bacteroidales bacterium. Encoded proteins:
- the rpoB gene encoding DNA-directed RNA polymerase subunit beta yields the protein MASKKAVRFNFGSSKVKANYPDFLEIQLQSFKDFIQLETNPEDRVNEGLYKVFSENFPITDARNNFVLEFLDYFVDPPRYTIEECMERGLTYSVPLKAKLKLYCTDPEHEDFETIIQDVYLGMIPYMTPKGTFVINGAERVVVSQLHRSPGVFFGTSTHANGTQLFSARIIPFKGSWIEFTTDINNVMYAYIDRKKKLPVTTLLRAIGYETDKDILEIFHLAEEVKVNKTNVKKVIGRKLAARVVRAWVEDFVDEDTGEVVSIERTEVLIEREIVIEKEHAELILESGVDTFLLHKEDVNTLEYAIIFNTLQKDTANSEKEAVEYIYRQLRNAEPPDEETARGIIDKLFFSEKRYDLGDVGRYRINTKLGLDVDHAIKVLTKEDIISIIKYLVELSNSKTEVDDIDHLSNRRVRTVGEQLSAQFGVGLARMARTIRERMNVRDNEVFTPMDLINAKTLSSVINSFFGTNQLSQFMDQTNPLSELTHKRRISALGPGGLSRERAGFEVRDVHYTHYGRLCTIETPEGPNIGLISSLCVFAKVNNLGFIETPYKRVENGQVMLNEPPIFLSAEEEEKKIIAQASAPLQDDGTFLKEKVKVRYQADYPIIARHEVDLMDTAPNQIASIAASLIPFLEHDDANRALMGSNMMRQAVPLLEPEVPLVGTGIEADVVRDSRVLINAEGDGYVEYVDAKEIVIRYTRDEMEKLVSFEDDIKRYELIKFLRTNQNTCVNLRPIVRKGDKVLKGQVLCEGYATKNGELALGRNLMVAFMPWKGYNFEDAVVINEKVVKEDIFTSIHIEEFTLEVRDTKRGIEELTNDIPNVSAEATKDLDENGLIRIGAEVKEGDILIGKITPKGESDPTPEEKLLRAIFGDKAGDVKNASLKAPPAMKGVVIENKLFSRVIKDRKSRAKEKDVLKELDDQMHKETNDLKSKLVDKLMILVSGKTSQGVYNNFKEEVVPKKAKFTQKMLMVLDYGSINPNRWTSDKEKNDLIKVLINNYNIKHKELQGRFNRMKFQSTVGDDLPNGIVQMAKVYVARKRKLQVGDKMSGRHGNKGIVAKIVRQEDMPFLEDGTPVDIVLNPLGVPSRMNLGQIYETVLGWAGHKLGMTYSTPIFDGASYTQINDLMEKAGLPKDGKVFLYDGETGERFHQPTTVGFIYMLKLHHMVEDKIHARSIGPYSLITQQPLGGKAQFGGQRFGEMEVWALEAFGASNILQEILTVKSDDVQGRAKAYETIVKGENMPKASIPESFNVLVHELRGLGLEVRFE